A stretch of DNA from Flavobacteriaceae bacterium MAR_2009_75:
ACGAGGTCAAAGGTGACATCTAGTTTAGGTATTATCGATTTGGCGTCTCCAGTGTGCTGCGATATTTGACTTCCATATCCGCTTTTATCAAAATATTTTCTTTGAATATCTTGAAGTTCTTCATTGATATCAATGGTGTGTAGCTGACCATCTGGTGGCATACCTTCGGCCAAACAAATAGCTGAATAGCCAGTATAGGTGCCTATTTCCAAAATATTTTTTGGCGCAATAATTTTTGAGAGCATACTCAACACTCTACCTTGAAAATGCCCCGTGAGCATTCGAGGTCTCAGTATTTTTAAGTGTGTTTCTCGGGTGAGCTCTTGAAGTATTTTTGGCTCATCTTCCGAGTTGCTCTGTATATAATTTTCTAGTACCGGCGATAGAAAGTGCATATCACTTTTTG
This window harbors:
- a CDS encoding putative O-methyltransferase YrrM, with the translated sequence MHFLSPVLENYIQSNSEDEPKILQELTRETHLKILRPRMLTGHFQGRVLSMLSKIIAPKNILEIGTYTGYSAICLAEGMPPDGQLHTIDINEELQDIQRKYFDKSGYGSQISQHTGDAKSIIPKLDVTFDLVFIDAEKKDYPDYFELALKKTRPGSVILSDNVLWSGKVVEPVDKKDKVTPILLNYNKILKDDKRVETVLLPVRDGLTLTRVL